A region of Argentina anserina chromosome 5, drPotAnse1.1, whole genome shotgun sequence DNA encodes the following proteins:
- the LOC126795660 gene encoding L10-interacting MYB domain-containing protein-like, translated as MANSKEQACWNEFLVEVFVDICIKEVHRNSKPQSHFTSEGWNTIITSFVEQTGKDYTKKQLKNKWDALKGEWRLWKDLKNKYTGLGWDSKLNIVVATEERWSQIIGKTKEFARFKKKGISPEFETKLDILFSDITATGKHAWAPSSSIPIPNSSEECDNVNYVEGSGDSDERDASNYTRSSKRKRNERALKDKEKVPKKVRGAAQLAKEIGRMCSAIESRSTASSIVSNARTSINEVMKDVTSLPGAEQGTRLWFFATRLFLSAEKRDMYYTMEDPNMKLWWLQFEMNEK; from the exons ATGGCAAATTCCAAAGAACAAGCGTGTTGGAATGAGTTCTTAGTAGAAGTTTTTGTTGACATATGTATCAAGGAAGTGCATAGAAATTCGAAGCCACAATCTCATTTTACTTCAGAAGGATGGAATACTATAATCACTTCCTTTGTTGAACAAACTGGAAAAGATTATACCAAAAAACAGCTGAAAAATAAGTGGGATGCCCTAAAAGGTGAGTGGAGACTATGGAAAGATCTAAAGAATAAATATACCGGTCTTGGGTGGGATTCCAAACTCAACATTGTTGTTGCGACCGAAGAGCGCTGGAGTCAAATAATTGGG AAAACCAAGGAATTTGCAAGGTTCAAGAAAAAAGGAATATCACCCGagtttgaaaccaaattggataTATTGTTTTCCGATATTACAGCTACTGGAAAGCATGCATGGGCACCATCTTCTTCAATCCCTATCCCTAATAGTTCAGAGGAATGTGACAATGTTAACTACGTTGAAGGTAGTGGTGACTCTGATGAGAGAGATGCATCTAATTACACTCGGTCCTCTAAGAGGAAAAGAAATGAGAGAGCTTTgaaagataaagaaaaagTACCAAAAAAGGTTAGAGGTGCTGCACAGTTGGCCAAAGAAATTGGCAGAATGTGTTCTGCAATTGAAAGTAGAAGTACAGCATCTTCAATAGTCAGTAATGCGCGCACTAGTATTAATGAAGTGATGAAGGATGTCACCTCATTGCCTGGAGCTGAGCAGGGAACCAGATTGTGGTTCTTTGCCACTCGATTGTTTTTAAGTGCAGAGAAGAGAGATATGTACTACACTATGGAAGATCCTAACATGAAATTATGGTGGTTGCAATTTgagatgaatgaaaaatag
- the LOC126796493 gene encoding UDP-glucose 6-dehydrogenase 1-like, protein MVKICCIGAGYVGGPTMAVIALKCPDIEVAVVDISVSRISAWNSDTLPIYEPGLDDVVKQCRGKNLFFSTDVEKHVMEADIVFVSVNTPTKTQGLGAGKAADLTYWESAARMIADVSKSDKIVVEKSTVPVKTAEAIEKILTHNSKGINFQILSNPEFLAEGTAIQDLFNPDRVLIGGRETPAGEKAIQELKKVYARWVPEEQIICSNLWSAELSKLAANAFLAQRISSVNAMSALCEATGADVTQVAHAVGKDTRIGPKFLNASVGFGGSCFQKDILNLVYICECNGLPEVANYWKQVIKINDYQKSRFVNRVVSSMFNTVSGKKIAILGFAFKKDTGDTRETPAIDVCKGLLGDKARLSIYDPQVNEEQIQRDLAMKKFDWDHPIHLQPLSPTSVKQVSVVWDAYAATKDAHGICILTEWDEFKSLDYKKIYDQMQKPAFVFDGRNVVDAEKLRQIGFIVYSIGKPLDDWLKDMPAFV, encoded by the coding sequence ATGGTGAAGATCTGTTGCATAGGAGCTGGATATGTCGGTGGGCCTACTATGGCTGTGATTGCCCTTAAGTGCCCAGATATAGAAGTAGCTGTTGTTGACATTTCTGTGTCACGGATCAGTGCCTGGAACAGTGATACTCTCCCCATATATGAGCCTGGCCTTGATGATGTGGTAAAACAGTGCAGAGGAAAAAACCTCTTTTTCAGCACTGATGTTGAGAAACACGTTATGGAGGCAGACATTGTCTTTGTTTCAGTCAACACACCTACCAAGACCCAGGGTCTTGGTGCTGGAAAAGCAGCTGATCTTACATACTGGGAGAGCGCTGCTCGTATGATTGCAGATGTATCGAAGTCCGACAAAATTGTTGTTGAGAAGTCAACTGTGCCAGTGAAAACAGCTGAGGCTATTGAAAAGATTCTGACTCACAACAGCAAAGGCATCAACTTTCAAATTCTTTCCAACCCTGAATTTCTCGCTGAGGGAACTGCAATCCAAGACCTTTTCAATCCTGACCGAGTACTCATCGGAGGTAGGGAAACCCCAGCAGGTGAGAAGGCCATACAAGAACTTAAAAAGGTTTATGCCCGCTGGGTTCCTGAAGAACAAATTATTTGCTCTAATTTGTGGTCTGCTGAGCTTTCAAAGCTTGCTGCCAATGCCTTCTTGGCACAGAGGATTTCTTCTGTTAATGCCATGTCAGCTCTCTGTGAAGCAACTGGTGCAGATGTCACTCAAGTGGCACATGCTGTTGGCAAGGACACAAGAATTGGGCCGAAGTTCTTAAATGCCAGTGTTGGTTTTGGTGGATCTTGCTTCCAGAAGGATATCTTAAACTTGGTATATATCTGTGAGTGCAATGGCCTTCCTGAGGTCGCAAACTACTGGAAACAGGTCATTAAGATCAATGACTACCAGAAGTCCCGGTTTGTGAACCGAGTGGTTTCCTCAATGTTCAACACTGTCTCTGGTAAGAAGATTGCAATTCTGGGATTTGCCTTCAAGAAGGACACTGGTGACACGAGGGAGACCCCAGCCATTGATGTGTGTAAAGGGCTGTTGGGTGACAAGGCCCGGTTGAGCATATACGATCCCCAGGTTAATGAGGAGCAGATCCAGAGGGACCTTGCTATGAAGAAGTTTGATTGGGACCACCCCATTCATCTTCAACCTTTGAGCCCCACTTCTGTGAAGCAAGTTAGTGTAGTCTGGGATGCTTATGCAGCAACAAAGGATGCTCATGGCATTTGCATCCTGACCGAGTGGGATGAATTCAAAAGCCTCGACTACAAGAAGATCTATGATCAGATGCAGAAGCCCGCTTTTGTCTTTGATGGAAGAAATGTTGTCGATGCAGAGAAGCTGAGGCAAATCGGGTTTATTGTCTATTCAATTGGAAAACCCCTTGACGACTGGCTCAAGGACATGCCTGCTTTTGTCTAA
- the LOC126796502 gene encoding KH domain-containing protein At1g09660/At1g09670 produces the protein MGDRIPPGSYFQYPPPGVPASPHRSPLPSVDRERYLAELLAEKQKLGPFVQVLPLCSRLLSHEIRRVSGFNQTVADYELLERESPYRSLGQHTNGRPMGLEGWSGMQMEENGHIQRMVPFQSPPMVWHGVQGLATTPIVKRVIRLDVPVDKYPHYNFVGRILGPRGNSLKRVEAMTECRVYIRGKGSVKDSVKEEKLKEKPGYEHLNEPLHVLVEAEFPEDIINAHLDYAVAMLENLLKPVDESFDHYKKQQLRELAMLNGTLREESPNMSPSLSPSMSPFNSTGMKRAKTGK, from the exons ATGGGAGACAGGATTCCTCCCGGGAGTTACTTCCAGTATCCACCTCCTGGCGTTCCTGCATCCCCACACAGGTCTCCGCTGCCCTCCGTGGATCGAGAGAG ATATTTGGCTGAACTATTAGCAGAGAAGCAAAAGTTGGGACCATTTGTACAAGTTTTGCCACTATGTAGCAGACTCCTAAGTCATG AAATCAGAAGGGTGTCGGGCTTCAATCAAACTGTTGCAGATTATGAATTACTTGAGCGTGAAAGTCCATATAGGTCATTAGGTCAACACACAAATGGTAGACCGATGGGATTGGAGGGATGGTCGGGAATGCAAATGGAG GAAAATGGACATATCCAACGGATGGTCCCGTTTCAATCCCCCCCAATGGTATGGCATGGGGTCCAGGGATTAGCAACCACTCCTATTGTAAAGAGAGTTATTAGACTTGATGTTCCAGTGGACAAATATCCACAT TACAATTTCGTAGGCCGAATTTTGGGACCACGTGGGAACTCCCTAAAAAGAGTTGAAGCCATGACAGAATGTAGGGTGTATATTCGAGGAAAGGGTTCTGTTAAGGATTCGGTAAAG GAAGAGAAATTAAAGGAAAAGCCTGGATATGAACATCTTAATGAGCCGTTGCATGTGTTGGTGGAGGCTGAATTTCCTGAAGATATAATCAACGCGCACTTGGACTATGCAGTGGCTATGCTAGAGAACCTTCTCAAGCCTGTG GATGAGTCTTTTGATCACTATAAGAAGCAACAGCTGAGGGAATTAGCTATGCTTAATGGTACATTGAGGGAAGAGAGCCCAAATATGAGCCCGAGTCTAAGCCCAAGCATGTCGCCCTTTAATAGTACAGGAATGAAACGTGCCAAGACAGGAAAATAA